A genomic region of Gadus macrocephalus chromosome 5, ASM3116895v1 contains the following coding sequences:
- the LOC132458316 gene encoding aarF domain-containing protein kinase 1-like — protein sequence MAGRLLKVSSVATALVATSGVYLYTKQLDPNDLSLVRFGRAAAATAVISYDYLTAFRNVEPGTDEYSALKSKVMRGRHACCLSLAPRAPSPWS from the exons ATGGCTGGCCGGCTGCTGAAGGTGTCCTCTGTGGCCACGGCGCTGGTCGCCACCTCGGGGGTGTACCTCTACACCAAACAGCTGGACCCCAACGACCTCAGCCTCGTGCGCTTCGGCCGTGCAGCCGCCGCC ACCGCTGTCATCAGCTATGACTACCTCACCGCCTTCAGGAACGTGGAACCCGGCACAGATGAATACTCGGCCCTCAAATCCAAGGTAATGCGCGGTCGCCACGCCTGCTGTTTATCTTTAGCCCCTAGAGCCCCTAGCCCCTGGAGCTAG